In the Verrucomicrobiia bacterium genome, one interval contains:
- a CDS encoding DUF4385 domain-containing protein, translating into MATKYIIDYQGIDFRKHPEKYKIGRGEQGVLMAEPYKSEILPYWKFRTPEIATQSAEKIYTLFKAYLAQNDFVGADMARKFLQMGWTRARRYANHPSGKKHDAKQKVIAQDSQALTSDKAQSAAIFKDYYDRARQDKEYLALKKLHLQIQTNSPKPKHQTATD; encoded by the coding sequence ATGGCAACAAAATACATAATAGATTATCAGGGCATAGACTTTCGCAAGCACCCAGAAAAATACAAAATTGGTCGTGGTGAGCAGGGTGTGCTTATGGCGGAGCCGTATAAAAGTGAAATACTTCCCTACTGGAAGTTCCGCACGCCTGAAATTGCCACTCAATCGGCTGAGAAAATTTACACTTTATTCAAAGCATATCTTGCACAAAACGATTTTGTTGGCGCCGATATGGCTCGAAAGTTTTTACAAATGGGCTGGACTCGGGCGCGGCGGTACGCTAATCATCCTTCGGGCAAAAAACATGATGCCAAGCAAAAAGTTATTGCTCAGGACAGTCAGGCGCTAACGTCGGATAAAGCGCAGTCAGCGGCAATCTTCAAAGACTATTACGATCGCGCCAGGCAGGATAAAGAGTATTTGGCGCTTAAAAAACTGCATTTACAAATTCAAACCAACTCACCAAAACCTAAGCATCAAACAGCCACAGACTAA
- a CDS encoding glycosyltransferase: protein MNFSEIMFHVIAGLSLLNFARIAYMLLGADLYDIRHARKQAAKKRPYKPLITVIIPAYNEEVGVLRTLTSVLENNYSKKQVIVVNDGSTDRTLAKLRNFQRKHQGRFTIVNQQNSGKATAINRAVSHWAKGKLVMVVDADSVLDRQAIGRMVEHFRDPRVVASAANVKIIPHRALLGIVQRFEYLISYRLKRASTLASMEYIVGGVGSTFRKSALVKVGLYDTDTMTEDIDVTLKLIRQFGNRYYRINYAADAIAFTEHVLSFRSLIRQRFRWKYGRMQSLFKNSQLFFSKDKKYRKQLTWYQLPYAVFGEVALLLEPLLVGFILVTTVLFFDLTSLVSVYLIVTGFVFLLVLGEETETLPAKLLLSALLPLLYFLLYILSVVEFAALVQSIKNAPQLLRRSHSTSSWEHVERIG, encoded by the coding sequence ATGAATTTTTCTGAAATAATGTTTCATGTGATCGCCGGGCTCAGCCTACTAAACTTTGCCCGAATTGCGTACATGCTTCTTGGCGCCGACCTTTACGATATTCGCCACGCGCGCAAGCAAGCCGCTAAAAAGCGCCCCTACAAACCGCTGATAACAGTGATCATTCCAGCCTATAACGAAGAGGTGGGCGTGCTTCGCACCCTGACGTCGGTACTCGAAAATAACTACTCCAAAAAACAAGTAATCGTGGTCAACGACGGCTCAACCGACCGCACGCTCGCTAAACTCCGCAATTTCCAGCGCAAACACCAAGGTCGTTTTACAATTGTCAATCAACAAAATAGCGGGAAAGCCACCGCCATTAATCGAGCAGTGAGTCACTGGGCAAAAGGCAAATTGGTGATGGTGGTCGATGCTGACTCGGTACTTGATCGCCAGGCGATTGGTCGCATGGTGGAACACTTCCGCGACCCTCGGGTCGTGGCTTCGGCGGCAAACGTTAAAATTATCCCGCACCGAGCGCTGCTTGGCATTGTGCAACGATTCGAATATCTAATTTCCTATCGCTTGAAACGCGCCTCAACCTTAGCCAGTATGGAATACATCGTCGGCGGTGTGGGCTCAACCTTCCGAAAAAGTGCCCTTGTAAAAGTCGGCTTGTACGATACCGACACCATGACCGAAGATATCGATGTAACACTAAAACTGATTCGCCAGTTCGGCAACCGCTACTACCGGATTAATTACGCCGCCGACGCTATTGCTTTCACCGAACACGTCCTCAGTTTCCGCTCGCTCATCCGGCAGCGCTTTCGCTGGAAGTATGGCCGCATGCAGTCGCTATTCAAAAATAGCCAATTGTTTTTTTCAAAAGATAAAAAATACCGCAAGCAGCTCACCTGGTATCAGTTGCCGTACGCTGTATTTGGCGAAGTTGCCCTGCTGCTTGAGCCGCTGCTGGTGGGCTTTATTTTGGTGACGACCGTGCTCTTTTTCGACCTCACTTCGCTTGTGAGCGTCTATTTAATTGTTACCGGTTTTGTCTTTTTACTGGTTCTGGGCGAAGAAACCGAAACCTTACCCGCAAAACTACTTTTAAGCGCACTGCTGCCGTTACTGTATTTCTTGCTCTATATTTTAAGCGTCGTGGAGTTTGCCGCTCTAGTGCAATCCATAAAGAACGCCCCGCAGCTCCTTCGCCGCAGTCATAGTACTAGTTCATGGGAGCATGTGGAAAGGATTGGGTAG
- a CDS encoding APC family permease, with translation MPESTPKLKRSVGTWLLALYGIGNIVGAGVYVLVGKIAEPAGYLAIIAFLAAALVAFCAALSYAELAARFPVSAGISVYLHEAFKGKFLSTSIGLLLVLAGTISTATLLKGFSGYFTSLVPIEPAVAIIGATLILLFIMLRGIKESVGVAAVLTIIEVGGLLFLIAAIMWSQPDSFGGYFAHFSHSLGTLDAAGLAGILAAAFVAFYAFIGFEDMVNIAEEVKQPQKAFPRAILVAVGVVTVLYIMVASVALGVLSPQALGGSEAPLADAYTAATGQSAMIIIIISLIATLNGVIVNVVMGSRFLYGLAARGWITSWFGKVSKYHVPARGVLVVGLLALICAIFFPLGQLAGFTSLLLLFVFFAVNVSLIAIRRRDPPEARKLHISPSFTPWAGAITSGALLIGQLFTIILELF, from the coding sequence ATGCCTGAATCTACTCCAAAATTAAAACGTTCGGTCGGCACCTGGCTACTGGCTCTGTACGGCATTGGTAACATTGTTGGTGCTGGCGTGTATGTGCTGGTAGGAAAAATTGCCGAACCGGCAGGCTACTTAGCCATTATTGCTTTTCTGGCGGCGGCGCTGGTAGCCTTTTGTGCCGCTCTAAGTTATGCCGAGTTAGCTGCCCGGTTTCCGGTTAGCGCGGGGATATCGGTCTACTTGCACGAGGCTTTTAAAGGAAAGTTCTTATCGACCTCGATCGGGCTACTCCTCGTACTGGCCGGCACGATTTCAACCGCCACCTTACTAAAAGGATTTAGCGGCTATTTTACGAGCCTAGTGCCAATTGAACCCGCAGTCGCAATAATTGGCGCCACACTTATTTTGCTGTTTATTATGCTGCGGGGCATAAAAGAATCGGTGGGTGTGGCGGCGGTGCTGACGATTATTGAGGTGGGTGGCTTATTGTTTTTGATTGCCGCCATTATGTGGTCGCAGCCCGACTCGTTTGGTGGTTACTTTGCTCATTTCTCGCACAGCCTCGGGACACTCGATGCAGCGGGACTGGCTGGAATTTTAGCTGCTGCTTTTGTGGCTTTTTACGCTTTTATTGGTTTTGAAGATATGGTAAATATTGCCGAAGAAGTCAAGCAACCGCAAAAAGCCTTCCCGCGTGCAATTCTAGTGGCGGTTGGCGTAGTGACAGTGCTATATATTATGGTGGCGTCGGTGGCATTAGGGGTGCTATCGCCACAAGCGCTCGGTGGCAGCGAGGCTCCGCTGGCCGATGCCTACACCGCTGCAACTGGACAATCAGCAATGATCATTATAATTATCAGCTTAATCGCCACCCTGAACGGGGTAATTGTTAACGTGGTGATGGGATCACGCTTTTTGTACGGCCTAGCCGCTCGGGGTTGGATTACTAGCTGGTTTGGCAAAGTTTCAAAATATCACGTGCCAGCACGGGGAGTGCTGGTTGTCGGTCTACTCGCGCTGATTTGTGCTATCTTTTTCCCGCTCGGGCAACTTGCTGGGTTTACAAGTTTGTTACTGCTGTTTGTCTTCTTTGCCGTTAACGTATCGCTGATTGCTATACGTCGCCGCGATCCACCCGAAGCCCGCAAACTTCACATTTCGCCCAGCTTTACGCCTTGGGCAGGGGCGATTACCAGTGGGGCACTATTGATCGGACAGCTGTTTACGATAATTCTAGAACTATTTTAG
- a CDS encoding exonuclease domain-containing protein, which yields MFKEPVVFVDIETSGGSYTNSRIIEIAVIRVENGEITETFHSLVNPGTNLPYFITKLTGITDADLVSAPYFPKIAPELARILKDALFVAHNVTFDYSFIANEMQTAGLGFAPPRLCTVRLSRALYPQHKSHSLENILSRHNISVAARHRAYDDALALWEFSKIALTDHGEIAFKAAVNHQLKRPNLPPHLNEALVHSLPNTSGVYIFEDEARRPLYVGKSVTIRTRVLSHFAQSASVAKERKLATQTHHIRHIETADELSALLLESKLIKELLPVYNRLLRRKRTQVVVKRNLTPEGYATISISQEALENTDITAVYGTYDSRLAARRALVERQKQFQLCSKLLGLENTKGACFHHHLGWCKGACVGKEPIESYNQRLDQALHDTRIERWPYEGPVLLRHRDQPDTALTIDQWRVIEEANNALLGSAAFDIDTYRILRSYIMHRSHLLEIEPLKPAIIATK from the coding sequence ATGTTTAAGGAGCCGGTGGTATTCGTCGATATTGAGACAAGCGGAGGGAGCTATACTAATAGCCGAATTATTGAAATTGCCGTCATTCGGGTAGAGAATGGGGAAATTACTGAAACGTTTCACAGCTTGGTGAATCCCGGCACGAACTTACCGTATTTTATTACCAAGCTCACGGGCATCACTGATGCCGATCTGGTATCTGCACCGTACTTTCCGAAAATCGCCCCCGAGCTGGCCCGCATTCTTAAAGATGCGCTTTTTGTGGCGCACAACGTTACCTTTGACTATTCGTTTATCGCTAATGAAATGCAGACTGCGGGTTTAGGTTTTGCGCCGCCCCGGCTGTGCACCGTGCGGCTGTCTCGGGCATTGTACCCGCAGCACAAAAGCCATAGCCTCGAGAATATTCTTAGCCGCCACAATATTTCAGTGGCCGCTCGCCACCGTGCCTACGACGACGCCCTGGCTCTGTGGGAATTCAGTAAGATTGCCCTTACCGATCACGGTGAGATTGCTTTTAAAGCCGCCGTCAATCACCAGCTAAAACGCCCGAATCTGCCGCCACACCTTAATGAAGCCCTAGTCCACAGTTTGCCAAACACGTCTGGGGTGTACATTTTTGAAGACGAAGCCCGACGGCCGCTGTACGTTGGGAAAAGCGTCACCATACGGACCCGGGTGTTATCTCATTTTGCGCAGAGTGCCTCGGTAGCAAAAGAGCGAAAATTAGCTACTCAAACGCATCACATTCGCCACATTGAAACAGCCGATGAACTCAGCGCGCTGCTGCTTGAATCCAAACTCATAAAAGAACTGCTGCCGGTATATAACCGTTTGTTGCGGCGCAAGCGCACTCAGGTGGTGGTGAAGCGTAACCTTACTCCCGAAGGCTACGCCACAATTAGTATTTCCCAAGAAGCGCTTGAAAACACCGATATCACCGCTGTCTACGGCACCTACGATAGCCGCCTAGCCGCCCGCCGGGCATTAGTAGAGCGCCAAAAACAATTTCAGCTGTGCTCAAAATTACTGGGCTTAGAAAACACCAAAGGCGCCTGTTTTCACCACCACTTAGGCTGGTGTAAGGGCGCCTGTGTTGGAAAAGAACCGATTGAAAGTTACAACCAGCGGCTCGACCAAGCTCTCCACGACACCCGAATTGAGCGCTGGCCCTATGAAGGACCCGTACTGCTTCGGCACCGCGACCAGCCCGATACCGCTTTAACTATCGACCAATGGCGAGTCATTGAGGAAGCCAACAACGCGCTCCTTGGCAGCGCCGCCTTTGATATTGACACCTATCGCATTTTGCGATCGTATATTATGCACCGCAGCCATTTGCTTGAAATCGAGCCGCTCAAACCTGCTATAATTGCTACAAAGTAA
- a CDS encoding M3 family metallopeptidase, translated as MTKNSFLHPIHELHFGTYAPEDVEPALDATEKLAWERLKALEELPASERTFENTILALTRSTDEFDAIVNIVGTLESGLGETWNDPYELAVKRSSQLHNAINMHEGLFRAVEAYAEAGIENLPANKQKLVTEIVRDFKHSGVSLPKAQRDELSALRLRLSELTTKFAQNAVKASDAAGLLVSTEAELAGLDAEFIAAAKDAATKKATSGYWISYNEPNYVKVMSQCSVSATRQAFHKVANTRAADTNPPVAEEILALRQKIAAMLGYKNYADYVLAERMAKNGDAAKSFIADLTKRYKPKSLEEHQSLVAFAREYEKNPKLELSIADIDSGLHFYYAAKQAETISGVDEEAVRAYFPLDSVLEGMFTTLTTLYGVTFAQNNEKGWHEDVVSYDLHDEQGRHIARVWCDWFARPGKKGGAWMDGHYTDPRPSGAVDKPHLGHVCANLERPAKNRPSLLTLRDVETVWHEFGHFMHFALSSTELPEQSMNACLWDFIEAPSQIMENWVWQPEVMKSMAKHYQTGEILSDDTIVALVAGRTFRVASAAMRQLYFATVDLALHTEFSSGEQSLLVFSRDVKQNFVPLPIAPYEASIATFSHIFAGGYAAAYYSYKWAEVIEADLFSRFKKEGVRNPETGRAYAKYVLSRGDEVAPDKLIEDFLGRPASSDAMLQRDGVAID; from the coding sequence ATGACAAAAAACTCTTTCCTCCACCCGATCCACGAACTGCACTTTGGCACTTACGCTCCCGAGGACGTCGAACCTGCACTTGACGCCACCGAAAAACTCGCCTGGGAGCGGCTGAAGGCACTCGAAGAACTACCGGCGAGCGAGCGAACTTTTGAAAACACCATCCTCGCCCTCACTCGTTCAACCGATGAATTTGATGCGATTGTGAATATTGTTGGTACTTTGGAATCTGGCCTGGGTGAAACATGGAACGATCCGTATGAACTAGCCGTCAAGCGAAGCTCGCAGCTACATAACGCTATAAACATGCACGAAGGTTTATTCCGAGCGGTCGAAGCCTATGCTGAAGCCGGCATTGAAAACTTGCCAGCCAACAAGCAAAAACTAGTGACGGAAATCGTTCGTGACTTTAAACACAGCGGCGTTAGTTTGCCAAAAGCCCAGCGCGATGAACTATCGGCCTTACGGCTCAGGCTTAGCGAGCTGACCACCAAATTTGCCCAAAACGCGGTGAAGGCCAGCGATGCCGCGGGACTCCTCGTAAGTACCGAAGCCGAGCTTGCAGGGCTGGACGCCGAGTTTATTGCTGCCGCCAAAGATGCGGCTACCAAAAAAGCTACATCTGGCTACTGGATTTCCTACAACGAACCCAATTACGTGAAGGTAATGTCGCAGTGCAGTGTTAGCGCAACGCGCCAAGCGTTTCACAAAGTTGCTAATACCCGGGCGGCCGATACTAACCCGCCAGTTGCCGAAGAAATCTTAGCTCTGAGGCAGAAAATTGCTGCGATGCTCGGCTATAAAAATTACGCCGATTATGTCCTGGCTGAGCGTATGGCGAAAAATGGTGACGCGGCGAAATCGTTTATTGCTGATTTAACCAAACGCTACAAGCCAAAATCGCTTGAGGAACACCAATCGTTAGTGGCTTTTGCCCGCGAATATGAGAAAAATCCAAAGCTGGAGCTATCGATTGCCGACATAGATAGCGGATTGCATTTTTATTACGCCGCCAAACAGGCCGAAACGATTTCGGGCGTCGATGAAGAAGCCGTCCGGGCGTACTTCCCGCTCGATTCGGTGCTCGAGGGCATGTTCACTACCCTGACCACCCTGTATGGCGTGACGTTTGCTCAGAACAACGAAAAGGGTTGGCACGAGGATGTCGTGTCATACGACCTTCATGATGAGCAAGGACGCCATATTGCTCGAGTGTGGTGCGACTGGTTTGCGCGGCCCGGCAAAAAAGGTGGTGCCTGGATGGATGGCCACTACACCGACCCTAGGCCAAGTGGCGCGGTAGACAAACCGCACCTCGGACATGTGTGTGCTAATCTTGAGCGTCCGGCCAAAAACCGACCGAGCCTTTTAACTCTGCGCGACGTTGAAACAGTCTGGCATGAATTTGGGCATTTTATGCACTTTGCTTTAAGTAGCACCGAGCTTCCCGAGCAATCAATGAACGCTTGTTTATGGGATTTTATTGAAGCGCCCTCGCAAATTATGGAAAACTGGGTCTGGCAGCCAGAAGTTATGAAGTCGATGGCCAAACATTACCAAACCGGCGAGATTTTGAGCGATGACACAATTGTGGCACTCGTAGCTGGCCGGACGTTCCGGGTGGCATCGGCAGCGATGCGCCAGCTTTATTTCGCGACGGTGGATTTGGCGTTACATACTGAATTTTCATCTGGTGAGCAGTCGCTACTGGTATTTAGTCGTGATGTAAAGCAAAACTTTGTGCCACTCCCGATTGCACCTTATGAAGCCAGCATCGCGACTTTTTCACACATTTTTGCGGGCGGTTACGCGGCGGCCTACTATTCATATAAATGGGCCGAAGTTATTGAAGCCGATTTGTTCTCACGCTTTAAAAAAGAAGGCGTGCGCAACCCTGAAACTGGCCGCGCTTACGCTAAATACGTACTGAGTCGGGGCGACGAAGTTGCGCCGGATAAGCTGATTGAAGATTTCTTGGGCCGCCCAGCCAGTAGTGATGCAATGTTGCAGCGCGATGGTGTGGCGATTGACTAG
- a CDS encoding sortase produces MATSRIISRVVMIVSSALVIGGLVFLLAPEYQAWSLRQQGETANTAQLIDAKQQAKPLSAPPFEIPTKLQLPRLGIAVNLQKANYSPQTAWSLDDSHAFYTLETATPLFYGHATEKVFLKLTGVAENELLYITNNKQQRLIFRFISDRVVAPTNTKILNEKKYRTIFLLTCTGPDFSQRRVLEFQFVGLEEPSGS; encoded by the coding sequence ATGGCCACGAGCCGCATAATTTCCCGCGTCGTAATGATCGTAAGTAGCGCACTGGTTATCGGTGGCTTAGTATTTTTGCTAGCGCCAGAATACCAGGCGTGGTCGCTCCGCCAGCAAGGCGAAACTGCCAATACCGCCCAACTTATAGACGCCAAGCAACAAGCAAAGCCGTTATCTGCACCGCCTTTTGAAATCCCTACGAAGCTCCAGTTGCCGCGGCTGGGTATCGCCGTAAACCTCCAAAAAGCTAACTATTCACCGCAGACCGCTTGGTCACTCGATGATTCCCATGCTTTTTACACCCTCGAAACAGCCACGCCCTTATTTTATGGCCATGCTACCGAAAAAGTCTTCCTAAAACTCACCGGCGTCGCTGAAAATGAGCTGCTGTATATCACCAACAACAAACAGCAGCGACTCATCTTTCGATTTATAAGCGACCGCGTAGTCGCACCGACTAATACCAAAATTCTTAACGAAAAGAAATATCGCACCATCTTTTTGCTCACCTGCACCGGGCCAGACTTTAGCCAAAGGCGGGTACTCGAGTTTCAGTTTGTTGGCCTTGAGGAGCCGAGCGGGTCATGA
- a CDS encoding class E sortase, with translation MPLTLQTSGKPKRRIRDFVLLFVGCLLLAAGAYLAFLTLAPQFYMQQTLADWNVPVAHAKEKIKENRLYIPAIKLNITYKSGGEEVLNENAWHRFPERGDPKKGGNFIVAGHRFQLGFSPGQTLRASPFYHIDRLKEGDSIYVDFEGVRYHYKTTKHYEVKSTQVSIENPTDEHRLTLYTCDLLDPEHIREVLEAKLVEKNVDPARKF, from the coding sequence ATGCCGCTTACGCTTCAAACATCAGGCAAACCAAAGCGTCGCATCCGCGATTTTGTGTTGTTATTTGTGGGATGTTTATTGCTGGCGGCTGGCGCTTATTTGGCCTTTTTAACCTTGGCACCGCAGTTTTATATGCAGCAAACCTTAGCCGACTGGAATGTGCCGGTGGCTCATGCCAAAGAAAAAATTAAAGAAAACCGACTATACATTCCGGCGATAAAATTAAATATCACCTACAAATCTGGTGGCGAAGAGGTATTAAACGAGAACGCCTGGCACCGCTTCCCAGAACGCGGCGACCCGAAAAAAGGCGGGAACTTTATTGTTGCCGGCCACCGTTTCCAGCTGGGTTTTAGCCCAGGCCAAACCCTGCGGGCTTCGCCGTTTTACCACATCGACCGCTTGAAAGAAGGGGATAGCATTTATGTCGATTTTGAAGGCGTGCGCTACCATTATAAAACAACGAAACATTACGAAGTAAAATCGACCCAAGTCAGCATTGAAAACCCAACTGACGAGCATCGATTAACGCTGTACACCTGCGACTTGCTCGACCCCGAGCATATTCGCGAAGTGCTCGAAGCCAAGTTGGTGGAAAAAAATGTCGACCCAGCTCGTAAATTTTAA
- a CDS encoding glycosyltransferase → MTNESLFILFRDITIFLATIMLIKYFIFLLFAAFYSMRESVRRYRVLKKEKKAYGRVLKTQPSISVIIPAWNEEVGILKTLRSVLANNYPALEVVVVNDGSVDKTGDIVDAFIAEQQNLHPNNPVRIVQYRLPNGGKGKALNHGIKHSSGEVILTIDADSALAPDALERLAEYFRDPSVAAVVGQVRVANVKGRIIGYMQQLEYLFGFYFKRAHCAMGAEYIYGGACAAFRRSATFDYFGHFDELNKTEDIELSMRTKFHGLRSIYAEDVICYTEGAATYASLIAQRLRWKKGRFDTFIRYRRLFFSWERHHNPFLAWFVLPFALFAELQLLLEPIGATLLITYSIVSGEFVSLALSMLFIGISYFVVAVFGSRLSFKERLKILLLWPITWPLFYVIVWIEFHALLRSFHMVLRGDTLAWQNWKREGIEG, encoded by the coding sequence ATGACCAACGAAAGCCTGTTTATACTCTTTCGCGATATCACCATTTTTCTCGCGACCATCATGCTTATTAAGTACTTCATTTTCTTGCTGTTCGCGGCTTTTTATTCGATGCGCGAATCCGTACGGCGCTACCGGGTGTTAAAAAAAGAAAAGAAAGCCTATGGTCGGGTATTAAAAACCCAGCCCAGTATTAGCGTGATTATTCCCGCTTGGAATGAAGAAGTCGGTATTTTAAAAACATTGCGCTCGGTATTAGCCAACAACTATCCGGCACTAGAAGTAGTGGTAGTAAATGATGGTTCGGTTGATAAAACCGGCGATATTGTTGACGCTTTTATTGCCGAGCAGCAAAACTTACACCCGAATAATCCGGTGCGTATTGTGCAGTATCGTTTGCCAAACGGCGGCAAGGGTAAGGCGCTAAATCACGGCATCAAACATAGCAGCGGTGAGGTCATTCTGACGATTGACGCCGATTCCGCCCTGGCTCCCGACGCCTTAGAGAGGCTCGCCGAGTACTTCCGCGACCCCAGCGTAGCGGCCGTCGTTGGGCAAGTGAGGGTAGCTAATGTAAAAGGCAGAATTATTGGCTATATGCAGCAGTTGGAATATCTGTTCGGCTTTTATTTCAAACGGGCACACTGCGCCATGGGTGCCGAGTACATCTACGGTGGTGCTTGCGCGGCTTTTCGGCGTTCGGCCACCTTCGACTATTTTGGACACTTCGATGAATTAAACAAAACCGAAGACATTGAGCTCTCGATGCGAACTAAGTTCCATGGCTTGCGCTCTATCTATGCCGAGGATGTTATTTGCTACACTGAAGGCGCCGCCACCTATGCTAGCCTCATCGCCCAGCGACTGCGCTGGAAAAAAGGTCGCTTTGACACCTTTATTCGTTACCGCCGACTATTCTTTTCCTGGGAGCGCCACCACAACCCGTTCCTAGCGTGGTTTGTGCTGCCGTTCGCGCTGTTTGCCGAGCTTCAGCTGCTCCTTGAGCCGATCGGCGCTACCTTGTTGATTACTTACAGCATTGTGTCAGGTGAATTCGTGTCGCTGGCGCTGAGTATGCTATTCATTGGCATCTCGTATTTTGTGGTAGCGGTGTTTGGCAGTAGATTATCGTTTAAAGAACGCTTGAAAATCCTGCTGCTCTGGCCGATTACCTGGCCGCTGTTTTATGTGATTGTTTGGATTGAATTTCACGCGCTGCTGCGCAGCTTCCATATGGTACTCCGCGGCGATACGTTAGCCTGGCAAAACTGGAAGCGCGAGGGGATTGAGGGATGA
- a CDS encoding sigma-70 family RNA polymerase sigma factor — MQNKDESELIAHSLSGNHQAYAELVDRYKNAVYHHCFAIVRDEDVAEDIAQETFITGFYKLALYKPEFKFSTWLFKIATNKALNWLKQNAKVIVADDELLATIASTLPSPETEAKYSELHQAVKKLRPKYQAVISLYYWQGLSYAEIATVLASPEGSVKGWIARAKQELKKELA; from the coding sequence ATGCAAAATAAAGATGAATCAGAGCTAATCGCTCATAGCTTAAGCGGCAACCACCAAGCGTATGCCGAGTTGGTCGACCGTTATAAAAACGCAGTTTACCATCATTGTTTTGCAATTGTGCGCGATGAAGATGTCGCCGAGGATATTGCGCAAGAAACCTTCATCACCGGCTTTTACAAGCTCGCGCTCTATAAACCAGAGTTCAAATTTAGCACCTGGCTATTTAAAATTGCCACCAATAAAGCTTTGAACTGGCTAAAACAGAACGCTAAAGTAATTGTCGCCGATGACGAACTCCTCGCCACCATCGCTTCCACCTTGCCAAGCCCAGAAACAGAGGCCAAGTATAGTGAACTGCATCAAGCTGTTAAAAAGTTGCGGCCAAAATACCAAGCGGTAATAAGCCTGTACTACTGGCAAGGCTTAAGCTACGCCGAAATCGCCACCGTACTGGCATCTCCGGAAGGTTCGGTAAAGGGTTGGATAGCGAGAGCCAAACAAGAATTAAAAAAGGAGCTAGCATGA